The Pseudomonas sp. SCB32 DNA window GCTCTGCCTCAAACACGAATGCGCGCAGATGCTCAAGCAGGGCGGCGGCGCCATCGTCAACACGTCGTCGATCATGGGCGTGGTCAGCGGCCCCGGCCTGTCCGCGTATTCCGCGTCGAAGTCGGGCGTGCTTGGCCTCACCCGCTCCGTCGCGCTGGATTACGCGACCGCCGGTATCCGGGTCAATGCGGTCTGCCCCGGCGGCATCGCCAACACCGCCATCACCAATCGCGCGGACGTCCAGGACGCCATGGAAAGCCTCAAGATGGCCACGCCCATGGGCCGCCTGGGCGAGCCGGACGACATTGCCAGCGCGGTGATGTGGCTGTGCTCGCCGGCATCGCGCTTCGTCACCGGTCAGGCGTTGACCGTCGACGGCGGGTTCACCGCCTGGTGATGGGTGTTTAGCGTGGTGCGCAGGTCATCCATTTTCTTGACCTGCCTTTGACTCGTCTTTGACATCGCGGCCCCGATCATGGCGGCACATTGTCAACCGACGAGTCATTCCCGTGCCCATCAATTCCCTCTCCGCCGCCATGCTTCTGCTGGCTTTTGCCGCTCCGATGAAAGCCCACTCGGAAGACCTGCCGATCCGTGGCTGGATCGAGGAAGCGAAGATC harbors:
- a CDS encoding glucose 1-dehydrogenase — protein: MTDFAGKVVIVTGASTGLGRQTALRFAEAGAHLVLADIETVSGEETAHAVSAAGGEVVFVRTDVSRNADVEHMVSEAVRKFGRLDCAFNNAGIAQRGRPVAELPEEEWDRAIGVNLKGVWLCLKHECAQMLKQGGGAIVNTSSIMGVVSGPGLSAYSASKSGVLGLTRSVALDYATAGIRVNAVCPGGIANTAITNRADVQDAMESLKMATPMGRLGEPDDIASAVMWLCSPASRFVTGQALTVDGGFTAW